The following are encoded together in the bacterium genome:
- a CDS encoding DUF1566 domain-containing protein yields the protein MHLNAGAGFAGHTDWRIPTIEELQGLVAPAAGPPMVDPAFQGASCGAACSDLANAACSCTAATFHYAATTRLDTGRQWIEHFGNGRTESLSNANPWPVRAVRGGSRSRSPSPGALVPGGQARPARATLRTWPPALPH from the coding sequence GTGCACCTCAACGCCGGCGCCGGGTTCGCCGGCCACACCGATTGGCGCATCCCCACCATCGAGGAGCTGCAGGGCCTCGTCGCGCCCGCGGCCGGCCCGCCCATGGTGGATCCCGCGTTCCAGGGCGCCAGTTGCGGGGCCGCGTGCTCAGACCTCGCGAATGCCGCGTGTAGCTGCACGGCCGCGACGTTCCACTATGCGGCGACCACGCGTCTCGATACCGGCCGGCAGTGGATCGAGCACTTCGGCAACGGCCGGACCGAGAGCCTCTCCAACGCGAATCCGTGGCCGGTCCGCGCCGTCCGCGGCGGCTCCCGATCGCGGTCGCCGTCCCCCGGGGCGCTCGTCCCCGGGGGACAGGCGCGGCCGGCTCGTGCTACGCTGCGCACATGGCCGCCGGCGCTGCCTCACTGA
- a CDS encoding nucleotidyltransferase domain-containing protein — protein MAAGAASLTPEHPFISAVLAAMKATYGERLRSVALFGSVARRTARPGSDVDLFLVVADLPRGRRARLQSFDPVEARLADAIAELARGGIHTELSPVLRTPEDIRTASPLMLDLTEDAVILEDRDGILAAALDDLRARLRRSGARRIWRGSEWYWDLKPDYKRGEIIRL, from the coding sequence ATGGCCGCCGGCGCTGCCTCACTGACGCCCGAGCACCCGTTCATCAGCGCCGTCCTGGCGGCCATGAAGGCCACCTATGGCGAGCGGCTGCGCAGCGTGGCGCTGTTCGGGTCGGTGGCGCGGCGGACCGCGCGACCGGGTTCGGACGTCGATCTCTTCCTCGTCGTTGCGGACCTGCCGCGCGGCCGGCGGGCGCGTCTGCAGAGCTTCGATCCGGTCGAGGCGCGGCTCGCCGACGCGATCGCCGAGCTGGCGCGCGGCGGCATCCACACCGAGCTCTCGCCGGTGCTGCGGACGCCGGAGGACATCCGCACCGCCAGCCCGCTGATGCTCGATCTGACCGAGGACGCGGTGATCCTCGAGGACCGCGACGGCATCCTGGCGGCGGCGCTCGACGACCTGCGCGCCCGCCTGCGGCGCAGCGGCGCCAGACGGATCTGGCGCGGAAGCGAGTGGTACTGGGATCTCAAGCCCGACTACAAGCGCGGCGAGATCATTCGCCTATGA
- a CDS encoding HEPN domain-containing protein: MTSLALARAHFDKARRGLRALRTLLEDEAYSDVVREAQELVELALEGMLRFVGIEPPKQHDVGALLLEHAGRLPAAVAAETERLAAISKRLRRERELAFYGDDDFIPTEEYRREDAEAALADATFVVGLIARFPADE; the protein is encoded by the coding sequence ATGACCAGCCTCGCCCTGGCGCGCGCCCATTTCGACAAGGCGCGCCGGGGACTGCGCGCCCTCCGCACCCTGCTCGAGGACGAGGCCTATTCCGACGTCGTGCGCGAGGCGCAGGAGCTGGTGGAGCTGGCGCTCGAGGGCATGTTGCGGTTCGTCGGCATCGAGCCGCCGAAGCAGCACGACGTCGGGGCGCTGCTGCTGGAGCACGCAGGCCGCCTGCCGGCGGCCGTCGCGGCGGAAACCGAGCGCCTGGCGGCGATCTCGAAGCGGTTGCGCAGGGAACGAGAGCTCGCCTTCTACGGCGACGACGATTTCATTCCGACCGAGGAGTACCGGCGCGAGGACGCCGAGGCGGCGCTGGCGGACGCGACGTTCGTGGTCGGATTGATCGCTCGCTTCCCCGCCGACGAGTGA